A stretch of DNA from Bacillus sp. NP157:
GTGCGTCATCAGCGCAGGCAAAGGGCCCGATGGCGAAGTCATGCACTACGGCAACGGTGCCTCGGTCACCTTTGGCGAACGCGACGGCGCCAGCCACGGCGGTCGCTGCGAGACACTGGCCGAAGCCTTCGCTGCGGCTAAGGTCGACCATGTCCATTCAGCGGACATCGGCCGCGACCTGTGGGCGAAGTTCACCTTCCTCACCACGCTGGCCGGCGCCACCTGCCTGTTCCGGGCGAGCATCGGCGACATCGTCGGGACCGACGACGGGCGTCGCCTGACCGAGCAGCTTTACGACGAATGCCTTGCCGTGGCGCGCGCCTCGGGCCAGGCCGTGCCGGACCAGGCGCGCGGCATGGCGTGGAAAGTACTGACGCAGGAGGGCTCGCCGTTGACCGCGTCGATGCTGCGCGACCTGGAGTCAGGCCAGCGGATCGAAGGCGACCACATCGTCGGCGACATGTTGCGCCGGGCGCATGCGCAGGGGATCAAGGCACCGATGCTGGAAACGGCATGGGCGCACCTGCAGGCGTTCGAGAATCGGAAAGCCCGGGCGGCCTAGCGCGAGACGGCTGTCACGCCCAAGCCCGCGCCCCCATTTCCCATCCCCCACCCCCGCCCTTACTTCGGCGGCAGGTATTGCAACGGGTCGACCGGATTGCCATCGCGACGGATCTGGAACTGCAGTTCGTCGCGGGTGGCGCCCGACGAACCCATCTCGGCGACGGTCTGTCCCGCCTTCACCTTCTCGCCTTCCTTGACCAGTCGCTTGCGGTTGTGACCGTAAGCGGAGAGGAAGCTGTCGCTGTGCTTGATGATCACCAGCTCGCCATAGCCGACCAGGCCGTTGCCGCTGTAGACCACCACGCCATCGGCGGTGGCACGCACGGGGTCGCCCGCCTTGCCGCCGATCTCGATGCCGGGAATGGCGTCGCCCGATGAGAAGCGTTTGATCAGCGTGCCGTCGGCCGGCCAGCGCCAGGCGATACCGCCGGCGTTACGCGTGGCCCCGCTGGCGATGATCGGGGTGGAGGCAGGCGGGTTTTCCACTGGCGGCGGCGTAGCCGTGGGCGCGGCGCTCGGCGGTGTCGGCGGAGGAACCACGGACTCGGCCGGTTTGCCGGCGACCACCACCGGGGTGTTCGTGGTCGTGGCCGGCGCAGGCGCGGCCTCGGACTCGGTCACGGCCTGGAAGCCCGGTTGGGCACTGGCAACGGGAACCGTCGCCGGGTGGGCCGGGGGCACCGGCGCGGGCTGACCCGAGGCAGGCGGCGCAGACGCGGGCGGCGGCGCCGCGGCCACGACCGGCGCCGCATGCGCCGACGCGGGCGCCGGCCGTGCGTCGCCCGGCGGCGACAAGCGCAGGTCCTGGCCAGGCCAGATCGTGTACGACGAATCGATGTTGTTCCACTTCGCCAGGTCGCGGAAATCGACCTTGTTGCGGAACGCGATGCTGTAGAGGGTGTCGCCCTTCACCACGCGGTAGCTGCCACCGGGCGGGGGCGGCGTCGGCGCGACGGTATGCGGCGACCCGTAGTTGCCGCCGCCGCTGCCGGCAGGCCGGGTGACGACCACCGTGTGCCGGGTCGGATCGAGATCGCTGCAACCCACGGCCAGCAGCACGCCGCCGGCGACGGCAGCCAGGCCAAGCAGACGCCACGCGCGCATCGCAGGTTTCCTTTCTCGGTCACTCATCGCAGCAAGAACCACCAGGCAGCCAGGAGGATGACGGCTACGATAACAGCCCAACCTAT
This window harbors:
- a CDS encoding peptidoglycan DD-metalloendopeptidase family protein encodes the protein MRAWRLLGLAAVAGGVLLAVGCSDLDPTRHTVVVTRPAGSGGGNYGSPHTVAPTPPPPGGSYRVVKGDTLYSIAFRNKVDFRDLAKWNNIDSSYTIWPGQDLRLSPPGDARPAPASAHAAPVVAAAPPPASAPPASGQPAPVPPAHPATVPVASAQPGFQAVTESEAAPAPATTTNTPVVVAGKPAESVVPPPTPPSAAPTATPPPVENPPASTPIIASGATRNAGGIAWRWPADGTLIKRFSSGDAIPGIEIGGKAGDPVRATADGVVVYSGNGLVGYGELVIIKHSDSFLSAYGHNRKRLVKEGEKVKAGQTVAEMGSSGATRDELQFQIRRDGNPVDPLQYLPPK
- the panE gene encoding 2-dehydropantoate 2-reductase, producing MRILVLGAGGTGGYFGGRLAQAGLDVTFLVRPARAAVLDEKGLVIRSPFGDATLRVNHVTAETVGDAGTFDLVLLSCKAYDLHSAIEAIDPAVGEGTAIVPILNGLAHYPVLDARFGPDKVIGGMCVISAGKGPDGEVMHYGNGASVTFGERDGASHGGRCETLAEAFAAAKVDHVHSADIGRDLWAKFTFLTTLAGATCLFRASIGDIVGTDDGRRLTEQLYDECLAVARASGQAVPDQARGMAWKVLTQEGSPLTASMLRDLESGQRIEGDHIVGDMLRRAHAQGIKAPMLETAWAHLQAFENRKARAA